The Deltaproteobacteria bacterium sequence TAATGCCCATCACGTACGTTCTTCTTATCTGTCGCTGTAGGAGTTGAGTCAGCATAAAAAGCAAATAGCTGATTTTTTCCTTTAAAAGCTAAAGAATTTAACTTGTCACGTGCTAAATCGTAAACTTCTGCGCCAAGAATACCTATGGCGTTAGGCGAAGTACTGCTACCTACACTATCACGTACTCCACTAGAACCACCTGCATCGAAAGGACCATTATTATCGGTACCAGTTAGCCATTTGCTTGCCGGGAGATCTGAAGCATAAGATACCATTTGTTGGGTGCCTGACTTGTCATTGCGATGGTAAATCAGATTATTATCTGTAAAGCTTTCGACTTCTGCAGCAGCGCCATAGCCAAACAACATATGCACTTGTTCCCAGGTAATCGCTTGTTGGGTGCTCGCCTCAGGAACAACGATGAGCATGGCTTGAATAGGGCCGAAAAAATCGCCAACTGTAGATGGCGGATCGGCATTTAAACAAGTTTTAGCATAAACATCAGAAACACCAATATCAACCGCAACCCCACCGTCTGTAGCAACGGTGCAGGTATTTGTTGGTTTTGCATCATCATCATAAACAGTCAGAGTGCCTGTAAGTTTTACCCCAGAAACTATAGCATTAACACCATCGCACGAGCCCTTCTTGGAATAAACCAAAGTATAGCCTTGATCTTTCATAGGCTTAGTAAGGTTTCCAATAAAATTGCCGATCGCTGATGAACCAGACACATAAATCGGGTTTGGCTGATCTTCACAATTACCAAGATCAGTGGCTAAAACTGGCGATGCGGCGCAAAAACCAGCAGCTAGCACTATAAATGCACTTAATTTCATGTTTCCTCCAAATAAAAGTTGATTTGCTTTATTGGAGGACTATTTAGGCAGAGCTCTGTAACAGTTTTAACACAACCAAGTGACAATTGATAAAATTTACACTTCGACGTTCTTTTCAAGATCGTATAAGCTAACCAGGTGTATTGATTAGATATAAAGTTTTGTAAATTGGCTTTAAAAATCATAGAAATAACCTTTTTACGACACCGTTTTACTGTTCTTGTTCTATTTTTTTTAATAATTTTGTTCTATCTGCTCACGAAAGCGATATCCCACCCCCCTAAGCGTCTCAATATATTCTTGAACCACACCAAGTTTATGTCGCACTCGCATAATGTGCGTATCTACCGTCCTTGTGGTAACTTCAGCATTAATTCCCCAAACATCGGTTAATAGAGTTTCTCTAGATTGTACCCGACCGCGACGTTCAATTAATTTCCAGAGTAATTTAAATTCAAGGGTAGTAAATATTGTTTCTTGTTCATCAATCCACACCCGGTGACCCTGAACATCAACACGCAACCGTCCTAAGGTTATTCTTGGTCCATTAACTATTGAAAATTGTTTACGACGCAATAGCACTCTAAGACGCAAAATTAGTTCACGAATACTATAGGGCTTGGTCACATAATCGTCAGCGCCAAGTTCAAATCCTACTACCCGATCTATCTCTTCACCTTTGGCAGTCGCCATAACGATTGGTATATACTTAGTATTTTCAAGACTTCGTAAACGCCGACAAACCTCAGTGCCGGCAATATCAGGCAACATAATGTCTAAAAGAATAAGATCAGGTACAGGTTCTTGGGTGGCAATTTCAATGCCTTGGGCGCCTGTTAAAGCAGTACGCGGATGAAAACCTTCGTGCTGCAAGCTATACTCTAAAGTACGAACAAGATCTTGTTCATCTTCAATAATTAAAATTGATGGTCCTACCATAGCGCTTA is a genomic window containing:
- a CDS encoding response regulator transcription factor — encoded protein: MVGPSILIIEDEQDLVRTLEYSLQHEGFHPRTALTGAQGIEIATQEPVPDLILLDIMLPDIAGTEVCRRLRSLENTKYIPIVMATAKGEEIDRVVGFELGADDYVTKPYSIRELILRLRVLLRRKQFSIVNGPRITLGRLRVDVQGHRVWIDEQETIFTTLEFKLLWKLIERRGRVQSRETLLTDVWGINAEVTTRTVDTHIMRVRHKLGVVQEYIETLRGVGYRFREQIEQNY